The following coding sequences lie in one Lolium perenne isolate Kyuss_39 chromosome 2, Kyuss_2.0, whole genome shotgun sequence genomic window:
- the LOC127330106 gene encoding transcription factor UDT1-like produces MPRRPRAARGDVGNGGAAEDVKMEDFVESMLNFGGGGGDESEDGEQLPPAGEATGYKSKNLDAERRRRSRLNSNILALRAVVPNITKMSKESTLSDAIDHIKKLQNEVLELQTQLADSPGEAPEKQGSASCSESFAPTDSIHYQGQVELIPLGSCKYNLKIFWTKRAGLFTKVLEALYSNNVQVLSLNTITFYGYAESFFSIEVKGEQDAVMVDLRNILSSIVEVPSI; encoded by the exons ATGCCGCGCCGTCCGAGGGCTGCCCGCGGCGACGTCGGCAACGGCGGCGCTGCCGAGGACGTGAAGATGGAGGACTTCGTGGAGTCGATGCTCAacttcggcggcggcggtggcgatgaGAGCGAGGACGGGGAGCAGCTGCCGCCGGCGGGGGAGGCGACGGGGTACAAGTCCAAGAACCTAGACGCCGAGAGGCGTAGGAGGAGCAGGCTCAACAGCAACATCCTCGCGCTCAGGGCCGTCGTGCCCAACATCACCAAG ATGAGCAAGGAGTCCACCCTGTCGGACGCAATCGATCACATCAAGAAGCTCCAGAACGAGGTCCTTGAGCTGCAGACCCAGCTAGCAGACTCCCCCGGCGAGGCCCCGGAGAAGCAAGGCAGCGCGTCGTGTTCAGAATCGTTCGCCCCCACGGACAGCATCCATTACCAG GGTCAGGTTGAGCTGATACCTCTGGGTTCATGCAAGTACAACCTCAAGATATTTTGGACCAAAAGGGCAGGCCTCTTCACCAAGGTGCTGGAGGCACTCTACAGCAACAATGTGCAAGTGCTTAGCCTAAACACCATCACCTTCTATGGCTATGCAGAGAGCTTCTTCTCCATTGAG GTAAAGGGCGAGCAGGATGCTGTGATGGTGGATCTAAGGAACATCCTCTCCAGTATTGTGGAGGTTCCAAGCATTTGA